The following proteins come from a genomic window of Falco peregrinus isolate bFalPer1 chromosome 16, bFalPer1.pri, whole genome shotgun sequence:
- the LOC101911288 gene encoding green-sensitive opsin, translating into MNGTEGINFYVPMSNKTGVVRSPFEYPQYYLAEPWKYRIVCCYIFFLISTGLPINLLTLLVTFKHKKLRQPLNYILVNLAVADLFMACFGFTVTFYTAWNGYFVFGPIGCAVEGFFATLGGQVALWSLVVLAIERYIVVCKPMGNFRFSASHAMMGIAFTWVMAFSCAAPPLFGWSRYMPEGMQCSCGPDYYTHNPDYHNESYVLYMFVIHFIIPVIVIFFSYGRLICKVREAAAQQQESATTQKAEKEVTRMVILMVLGFMLAWTPYAVVAFWIFTNKGADFTATLMSVPAFFSKSSSLYNPIIYVLMNKQFRNCMITTICCGKNPFGDEDVSSTVSQSKTEVSSVSSSQVSPA; encoded by the exons ATGAACGGGACGGAAGGTATCAATTTTTATGTGCCTATGTCCAACAAGACAGGGGTGGTGCGAAGCCCCTTTGAGTACCCCCAGTACTACCTAGCCGAGCCCTGGAAATACCGCATCGTGTGTTGCTACATCTTCTTCCTCATCTCCACGGGTTTGCCCATCAACCTCCTCACTCTCCTGGTCACCTTCAAACACAAGAAGCTCCGGCAGCCACTCAACTACATTTTGGTCAACTTGGCGGTGGCTGACCTCTTCATGGCTTGTTTTGGCTTCACCGTCACCTTCTACACTGCCTGGAACGGCTACTTCGTCTTCGGCCCCATTGGCTGTGCCGTGGAGGGCTTCTTCGCCACACTGGGAG GCCAAGTTGCCCTGTGGTCCCTGGTTGTCTTGGCGATCGAGCGCTACATCGTGGTCTGCAAGCCCATGGGGAACTTTCGCTTCTCTGCAAGCCATGCCATGATGGGCATCGCTTTTACCTGGGTAATGGCCTTCTCCTGTGCCGCTCCACCCCTCTTTGGCTGGTCCAG ATACATGCCGGAGGGGATGCAGTGTTCCTGCGGCCCCGACTACTACACCCACAACCCTGATTACCACAACGAGTCCTACGTCCTCTACATGTTTGTCATCCACTTCATCATCCCGGTCATCGTCATTTTCTTCTCCTACGGGCGCCTCATTTGCAAAGTCCGAGAG gcagctgcccagcagcaggaatCAGCCACGACACAGAAGGCCGAGAAGGAGGTGACACGGATGGTGATCCTCATGGTGCTGGGGTTTATGCTGGCCTGGACACCCTACGCCGTGGTGGCATTCTGGATCTTCACCAACAAGGGAGCAGACTTCACCGCCACGCTCATGTCAGTGCCTGCCTTCTTCTCCAAGAGCTCCTCTCTCTACAACCCCATCATCTACGTCCTCATGAACAAACAG TTCCGTAACTGCATGATCACCACAATCTGCTGTGGCAAGAACCCCTTTGGGGATGAAGACGTCTCCTCCACCGTATCCCAGAGCAAGACCGAGGTCTCCTCTGTCTCCTCCAGCCAAGTATCACCTGCATAG